Proteins encoded by one window of Candidatus Zixiibacteriota bacterium:
- a CDS encoding uroporphyrinogen-III synthase, which translates to MVYLVGADPDDPELVAVKAQRLLASCDAVVYDEPVPHELITALPESAEKHYVGEAKAGVRRSESVGELLAHLARAGKTVVRLHGSDPLCLARAMDEAAFLHRRGILWEIVPGSASTWAASACAGMDSTDTGRVSAVILIAGHGTTEERCADIDWDWVAQAPRATIVLSAEPQDTAWIADRLIGGGMAPDTPASAGPLPDPSPRLITGTLADIADAVRRNRVTAPLGLHLGACAEPPSPRPEEDLRRPLRGLRILVTRAADQAAPMSRRLRELGARVLALPTIATRAHFDPAAWERFEACTAERRWLVFTSENGVRHFSQQHRDRGLDVRGLAAFRVAAVGSGTAEALRALSLLPDFVPGQATGSDLAKELAAHTDLRGAAVVRVRGNLASATPDAALAAAGAELIPMTVYETVHVVWPPGLKEMLAAAPPDAAIFTSGSGVDGLYANLTGEEISRIIAPGLVVSIGPSTSEAARARGLTVGLEAARHAIPDLIDELTEFVQTHPIRRT; encoded by the coding sequence ATGGTGTATCTCGTCGGCGCCGATCCCGATGATCCGGAACTGGTCGCGGTGAAAGCGCAACGGCTGCTCGCCTCGTGCGATGCCGTGGTGTATGATGAACCGGTTCCGCACGAGTTGATTACGGCGCTGCCGGAATCGGCCGAGAAGCACTATGTCGGAGAGGCGAAGGCGGGAGTCCGCCGCTCAGAGTCGGTCGGCGAGCTGCTGGCGCACCTGGCGCGCGCGGGGAAGACGGTGGTGCGGCTGCACGGGAGCGATCCGCTCTGCCTCGCACGGGCCATGGACGAGGCCGCCTTCCTGCACCGCCGCGGCATTCTGTGGGAAATCGTGCCGGGATCCGCATCGACCTGGGCCGCCTCGGCCTGCGCGGGGATGGACTCGACCGACACAGGCCGCGTGTCGGCGGTGATCCTGATCGCCGGGCACGGGACGACAGAAGAGCGCTGCGCGGACATCGATTGGGACTGGGTGGCCCAGGCGCCGCGGGCGACCATCGTGCTTTCTGCGGAGCCGCAGGACACAGCGTGGATAGCCGACCGGCTGATCGGCGGCGGCATGGCGCCCGATACGCCGGCTTCGGCCGGACCGCTCCCGGACCCCTCGCCGCGCCTCATCACCGGGACCCTCGCCGACATTGCGGACGCAGTGCGGCGAAACAGGGTCACAGCCCCGCTGGGGCTTCACCTCGGCGCGTGCGCCGAACCGCCCTCCCCGCGGCCGGAGGAGGATCTCCGCCGCCCGCTTCGGGGATTGCGCATTCTGGTCACTCGGGCCGCCGATCAGGCGGCCCCGATGTCCCGTCGGCTGCGGGAGCTCGGGGCCCGCGTGCTGGCGCTGCCGACAATCGCCACCCGCGCCCATTTCGACCCGGCGGCGTGGGAGCGGTTCGAGGCCTGCACCGCGGAACGGCGGTGGCTGGTGTTTACCAGCGAGAACGGCGTCCGCCATTTCAGCCAACAGCACCGCGATCGAGGGCTCGACGTCCGGGGTCTCGCGGCTTTCCGCGTGGCGGCGGTGGGCAGCGGAACGGCGGAGGCGCTCCGCGCTCTCAGTCTGCTTCCCGATTTTGTGCCGGGGCAGGCCACGGGGAGCGATTTGGCGAAGGAACTGGCGGCGCATACCGACCTGCGCGGGGCTGCGGTCGTGCGCGTGCGGGGGAATCTCGCCTCCGCGACGCCCGACGCCGCGCTGGCCGCCGCCGGAGCGGAGCTCATTCCCATGACGGTGTACGAAACGGTCCACGTAGTCTGGCCCCCGGGGCTGAAAGAAATGCTCGCGGCGGCGCCGCCCGATGCGGCGATCTTCACCAGCGGCAGCGGCGTGGACGGTCTGTATGCGAACTTGACGGGAGAGGAAATAAGCCGGATAATTGCGCCGGGATTGGTCGTGTCGATCGGCCCCTCCACCTCCGAGGCTGCCCGCGCGCGCGGGCTGACCGTCGGACTGGAAGCGGCCCGGCATGCGATCCCGGATCTGATCGATGAATTGACCGAGTTTGTGCAGACGCATCCGATTCGGAGGACCTGA
- a CDS encoding TusE/DsrC/DsvC family sulfur relay protein, with protein MATLTWEEVSISVDEDGFMEEPAKWDERVALALASTEGLTALTDEHWKLITYLRDYYTQYGIAPMIRKLCKETGFPLKKIYELFPSGPAKGACKVAGLAKPTGCV; from the coding sequence ATGGCGACACTCACCTGGGAAGAGGTCTCGATTTCAGTCGATGAGGATGGATTCATGGAAGAGCCGGCGAAGTGGGACGAGCGGGTTGCGCTCGCGCTGGCGTCAACCGAAGGACTGACCGCCCTGACCGATGAACACTGGAAGCTGATCACTTATCTGCGGGACTACTACACCCAGTACGGCATCGCGCCGATGATCCGTAAGCTGTGCAAAGAAACCGGCTTTCCGCTAAAGAAGATCTATGAGCTGTTCCCCTCGGGTCCGGCCAAGGGGGCCTGCAAGGTGGCCGGGCTGGCCAAACCGACCGGTTGTGTGTGA
- a CDS encoding ZIP family metal transporter has product MQIENWFVGLSPVVQALMGTLFTWGLTALGAACVFLTRQPSRKLLDAMLGFAAGVMIAASYWSLLAPAIAMAENKGVPAWVPATVGFLLGAAFLRSLDMTLPHLHLFEKVEAAEGIKTRWHRTTLLVLAITLHNIPEGLAVGVAFGAVAAGLESATLGGAIALALGIGIQNFPEGLAVSMPLRREGIGRGRAFWYGQLSGTVEPIAGVVGAALVLIAEPILPYALAFAAGAMIFVVVEEVIPESQSGGHPHYATLGAMLGFAVMMTLDVALG; this is encoded by the coding sequence ATGCAGATCGAGAATTGGTTTGTGGGACTTAGTCCGGTTGTCCAGGCTCTCATGGGCACGCTCTTCACCTGGGGACTCACCGCCCTCGGAGCCGCCTGCGTTTTCCTCACCCGGCAGCCGAGCCGGAAGCTGCTCGACGCCATGCTCGGCTTCGCCGCCGGCGTGATGATCGCGGCCAGCTACTGGTCATTGCTGGCGCCGGCCATCGCAATGGCTGAGAACAAAGGCGTTCCCGCATGGGTGCCCGCCACCGTCGGGTTCCTCCTGGGGGCGGCCTTCCTGCGCAGCCTCGACATGACTCTCCCCCACCTCCACCTGTTCGAGAAGGTGGAAGCGGCGGAGGGGATCAAGACCCGCTGGCACCGGACGACCCTGCTGGTGCTGGCCATCACTCTCCACAATATACCCGAGGGGCTTGCAGTCGGAGTCGCTTTCGGCGCGGTGGCCGCCGGCCTGGAGTCGGCGACCCTGGGCGGCGCGATCGCCCTGGCCCTGGGCATCGGCATCCAGAACTTCCCCGAGGGGCTCGCGGTCTCGATGCCGCTGCGGCGCGAGGGAATTGGCCGCGGGCGCGCTTTCTGGTACGGTCAGCTGTCCGGGACGGTCGAGCCGATCGCCGGCGTGGTCGGCGCGGCTCTCGTTCTCATCGCCGAGCCCATCCTTCCCTACGCCCTCGCTTTCGCCGCCGGGGCCATGATTTTCGTGGTGGTCGAAGAAGTGATTCCCGAATCGCAGAGCGGCGGCCACCCGCACTACGCCACGCTCGGCGCCATGCTCGGGTTCGCGGTCATGATGACGCTCGACGTCGCCCTCGGATAG
- a CDS encoding (Fe-S)-binding protein — protein MSGRKVSIRDFCRKTGQLVELDPGRFLPLPEPYDRPEWNARLKPLSEEARKKYEVDLDGVAAVKFPRPQTDAEKQELVEKFLAGLRKLFEKENNWTFMQPLFLTMEYCARCQTCASACPIYTESGRLDIYRPTFRSDILRRLYRTYVKSGGKFTAKLTGHDIEASWEMIARLMELSYRCTLCRRCAQTCPIGVDNGLVTHELRKIFSQEMGIAADSLHKLGSVQQLAAGSSTGMTTAAFLDNIEFLEGEVEERTGRRFRWPIDKAGADVLLIHNAGEFLAWPENPEAFAIILDAAGVSYTLSSEAVGYDSVNYGVWYDDVQFARVALRHAAIAKKLGVKKIVLGECGHAHKALTVVADRIFVREYNVPRESALTFLHQILVKEKRLALDPSRNDDILTTLHDPCNVVRLMGIVQPQRELLRAVSNRFREMEPHGVTNYCCGGGSGFAITQDLNFPDWRNSLAGRAKLRQILDVFQDVLDPGHKKYVCAPCSNCKGALRDMFAAYGLFERCSILYGGLVELIVNAMADVEKPFLEWEWR, from the coding sequence GTGAGCGGGCGGAAAGTGTCGATCCGGGATTTCTGTCGGAAAACCGGCCAACTGGTCGAACTCGATCCCGGCCGATTCCTCCCTCTTCCCGAGCCCTACGACAGGCCGGAATGGAACGCGCGCCTCAAACCGCTCTCGGAGGAGGCGAGGAAGAAGTACGAGGTCGATCTCGACGGCGTCGCAGCGGTGAAATTCCCCCGCCCGCAGACCGACGCCGAGAAGCAGGAACTCGTGGAGAAATTCCTGGCCGGTCTCCGGAAGTTGTTCGAGAAAGAGAACAACTGGACTTTCATGCAACCGCTCTTTCTCACGATGGAGTACTGCGCGCGGTGCCAGACCTGTGCCTCGGCCTGCCCGATTTACACGGAATCGGGGCGGCTCGACATCTATCGCCCGACTTTCCGCTCCGACATACTTCGCCGGCTCTACCGCACGTATGTCAAGTCGGGAGGGAAGTTCACGGCGAAACTCACCGGCCACGACATTGAGGCTTCCTGGGAGATGATCGCCCGGCTCATGGAGCTCTCCTACCGCTGCACTCTCTGCCGCCGCTGCGCCCAGACCTGCCCGATCGGGGTCGACAACGGTCTGGTGACGCACGAGCTGCGCAAGATATTCAGCCAGGAGATGGGTATTGCGGCCGACTCGCTGCACAAACTCGGGTCCGTGCAGCAACTGGCGGCCGGTTCCTCGACCGGCATGACGACGGCTGCCTTCCTCGACAACATCGAATTTCTCGAAGGCGAGGTTGAGGAGCGGACCGGCCGGCGCTTCCGCTGGCCGATCGACAAAGCCGGCGCCGACGTGCTCCTCATCCACAACGCCGGCGAATTCCTCGCCTGGCCGGAGAACCCCGAGGCTTTCGCGATCATCCTCGACGCCGCCGGCGTCAGCTACACGCTCTCCAGCGAGGCGGTCGGGTACGACAGCGTCAACTACGGCGTCTGGTACGACGACGTGCAGTTCGCGCGGGTCGCGCTTCGCCACGCCGCGATCGCGAAGAAACTGGGGGTGAAGAAAATCGTGCTCGGCGAATGCGGCCATGCCCACAAGGCCCTCACCGTCGTCGCCGACCGCATCTTCGTCCGGGAGTACAACGTCCCCCGCGAGAGCGCGCTCACCTTCCTGCACCAGATTCTTGTCAAGGAGAAACGGCTTGCGCTCGATCCGTCCCGCAACGACGACATCCTGACCACCCTCCATGATCCCTGCAACGTGGTCCGCCTCATGGGCATCGTGCAGCCCCAGCGCGAACTCCTCCGCGCGGTGAGCAACCGGTTTCGCGAAATGGAGCCCCACGGCGTCACCAACTACTGCTGCGGCGGCGGGAGCGGATTCGCCATCACCCAGGACCTCAACTTCCCGGACTGGCGCAACTCCCTGGCCGGCCGGGCCAAGCTGCGGCAGATCCTTGACGTCTTCCAGGACGTCCTCGACCCCGGGCACAAGAAGTACGTGTGCGCTCCCTGCTCGAACTGCAAGGGGGCGCTGCGGGACATGTTCGCGGCTTACGGATTGTTCGAACGCTGCAGCATCCTCTACGGCGGACTCGTCGAACTGATCGTCAACGCCATGGCCGATGTCGAGAAACCGTTCCTCGAGTGGGAGTGGCGCTGA
- a CDS encoding FAD-dependent oxidoreductase, with protein METIAVSGRSDVVVIGGAAAGPKTAATLARRRPDWRITLFEKGERVSFATCGLPWLAAGEIPSPDALVRTSWGAERSPEFFRDYKGFTAVTKAEVIALDRARRTVTVRRTATGETFAHGYDKLVLATGATPRTPPFPCCRSERVRHFTRPQDAIAFRRLAEQGKIGEAVIIGAGLVGCELAEAAAGLWGIRTRVIERERHALPYALDEDMAVHVAGELARNGVLLVTGATVRRVVEDDDRLAVEFLSGEDGTDARTCTGDFVFLCIGVQPETTLARTAGLAIGASGGLRVNEFLQTSDPHIYAAGDCIESTHLISRRPLSLPMGSLANRHGRVIAEHMTGGEARLAGVAGGTAVKVFGLNVASVGLTERAAAEAGFAARAVTGSFSDRPDYHPEHESVIAKLVYDPADRRLLGLQAVGAGEVVRRIDVFSSFLQRGAIVEDLLDFEHAYSPPYAEALDPLHHLAAMAQAQERGVEFVGAVRALAEAPPDALWLDVRERGETAERPLAVPGAPRRLLNLPLGELRAQLDSLDRRRDTYVVCRRGARAYQAALLLRSHGFERVHVVGGGMAALEASISDGPDRDGN; from the coding sequence GTGGAAACGATAGCAGTCTCTGGACGGTCGGATGTCGTCGTGATCGGCGGGGCCGCGGCGGGTCCCAAAACGGCCGCGACTCTCGCGCGGCGCCGCCCGGACTGGCGGATTACCCTGTTCGAGAAGGGGGAGCGGGTGTCGTTTGCGACCTGCGGTCTGCCGTGGCTGGCCGCCGGAGAGATCCCCTCGCCCGATGCCCTCGTCCGCACCTCCTGGGGGGCGGAACGCTCGCCTGAGTTCTTCCGCGACTACAAGGGTTTCACGGCGGTGACAAAGGCCGAGGTAATCGCCCTCGACCGCGCGCGCAGGACGGTGACGGTGCGCCGAACGGCGACCGGGGAGACCTTCGCGCACGGCTACGACAAGCTCGTCCTCGCCACTGGCGCCACGCCGCGCACCCCTCCGTTTCCCTGCTGCCGAAGCGAGCGGGTGCGGCATTTCACGCGGCCGCAGGATGCGATCGCCTTCCGCCGTCTCGCGGAACAGGGCAAGATCGGGGAGGCGGTGATAATCGGGGCGGGTTTGGTCGGGTGTGAACTGGCGGAGGCGGCGGCCGGCCTCTGGGGAATCCGCACGCGGGTGATCGAGCGCGAACGCCACGCCCTGCCCTATGCGCTCGACGAGGACATGGCGGTTCATGTTGCGGGCGAACTGGCCCGCAACGGCGTGCTACTGGTGACCGGAGCGACCGTGCGGCGGGTGGTCGAGGATGACGACCGGCTTGCGGTCGAGTTCCTCTCAGGCGAGGACGGAACGGACGCCCGCACCTGTACCGGCGATTTCGTCTTCCTCTGTATCGGCGTGCAACCGGAGACGACGCTGGCGCGGACGGCCGGGCTGGCTATCGGCGCAAGCGGCGGCCTACGGGTGAACGAATTCTTACAGACATCGGATCCGCATATTTACGCGGCCGGCGATTGCATCGAGTCGACCCACCTCATCTCGCGGCGGCCGTTGTCCCTGCCCATGGGGTCGCTGGCGAATCGACACGGGCGGGTGATCGCCGAGCACATGACCGGCGGCGAGGCAAGGTTGGCCGGAGTGGCGGGGGGGACGGCGGTCAAGGTGTTCGGCCTCAACGTAGCCTCCGTCGGGCTGACCGAGCGGGCGGCGGCCGAGGCGGGATTTGCGGCCCGGGCGGTGACCGGGTCGTTTTCGGACCGCCCGGACTACCACCCCGAGCACGAGTCGGTGATCGCCAAACTCGTCTACGATCCGGCCGACCGGCGCCTGCTCGGGCTGCAGGCAGTCGGCGCGGGAGAAGTGGTGCGGCGGATCGACGTCTTTTCGAGTTTCCTGCAGCGCGGCGCCATCGTGGAGGATCTGCTGGATTTCGAACATGCCTATTCTCCGCCCTACGCCGAAGCGCTGGATCCGCTCCACCACCTGGCCGCGATGGCCCAGGCGCAGGAGCGGGGAGTGGAGTTTGTCGGCGCCGTCCGGGCGCTCGCGGAGGCGCCGCCCGATGCGCTCTGGCTCGATGTGCGGGAGCGCGGAGAGACGGCGGAGAGGCCGCTCGCGGTGCCCGGAGCGCCTCGGCGCCTCCTCAACCTCCCGCTCGGGGAACTCCGCGCGCAGCTTGACAGCTTGGACCGCAGGCGGGATACATACGTCGTGTGCCGCCGCGGAGCGCGGGCCTATCAGGCCGCGCTCCTGCTGCGGTCGCACGGATTCGAGCGGGTGCATGTGGTCGGCGGCGGAATGGCGGCTCTGGAGGCCTCCATTTCGGACGGACCGGACCGGGACGGTAACTGA
- a CDS encoding respiratory nitrate reductase subunit gamma has protein sequence MSGLQLLFYFALAALVVGTGYKVVRIARMPLHLRWDLYPVPHERGKGRYGGSYYEEVDWWTKKVDTTLVGEIREMAGEILALQSLFRHNRQLWIFSFPFHLGLYLLVGFVLLLGLGGAIVASGGAVAPEGGGFGALVYYVTGVCGTAGALLVMLGAVGLFVSRLASRDLRSASVRTDYFNLLLLSAVGATLAATGLGSDSGFHQARAFVQSLLTFSNAPALSDLMRAHLILAAAFMCWLPLTHMTHFVGKYFTYHKVRWEDHPNIRGSRIEAAVAKALGYPLTWSAPHVGTGATWGEAAAGPDDEEKEQK, from the coding sequence ATGAGCGGTCTGCAACTGCTGTTTTACTTCGCCCTCGCCGCGCTTGTCGTTGGAACGGGCTACAAGGTGGTTCGGATCGCCCGCATGCCTCTCCACCTGCGCTGGGACCTCTACCCCGTGCCGCACGAACGCGGCAAGGGGCGCTACGGTGGCTCCTACTATGAGGAAGTCGACTGGTGGACGAAGAAAGTCGACACCACCCTGGTCGGCGAGATCCGAGAGATGGCCGGGGAGATCCTGGCCCTTCAGTCGCTTTTCCGCCACAACCGTCAGCTCTGGATCTTCTCCTTCCCCTTCCACCTCGGGCTGTACCTGCTCGTTGGCTTCGTCCTGCTTCTCGGGCTGGGCGGCGCGATTGTTGCCTCCGGCGGTGCGGTTGCGCCTGAGGGCGGCGGGTTCGGCGCTCTCGTGTACTACGTCACCGGCGTGTGCGGGACGGCGGGGGCGCTGCTGGTGATGCTGGGCGCTGTCGGGCTTTTTGTCAGCCGCCTGGCCAGCCGCGACCTGCGCTCCGCCTCGGTGCGCACGGACTATTTCAACCTCCTGCTCTTGAGCGCCGTCGGGGCCACCCTTGCGGCGACGGGGCTGGGATCCGACTCCGGTTTCCACCAGGCCCGCGCCTTCGTCCAAAGCCTGCTCACCTTCTCGAATGCCCCGGCGCTCTCCGACCTAATGAGGGCCCACCTGATCCTCGCCGCCGCTTTCATGTGCTGGCTTCCCCTGACCCACATGACCCATTTCGTGGGCAAGTACTTCACCTACCACAAGGTGCGCTGGGAGGATCACCCGAACATCCGCGGGAGCAGAATTGAAGCGGCGGTCGCCAAGGCGCTTGGCTACCCGCTCACCTGGTCCGCCCCGCACGTCGGGACCGGCGCCACCTGGGGCGAGGCCGCCGCAGGCCCGGACGATGAGGAGAAGGAGCAGAAGTGA
- a CDS encoding sulfite exporter TauE/SafE family protein: MLHFVGYATVGLIIGTFGTIIGVGGGFLLVPLLLWLYPTAEPEVLAGISLTAVFFNAFSGSLAYARLKRIDYRSGLTFSLAALPGTILGSLSTTYIPRHLFDAVIGLLLLAASSYIVVRPNREKALRGGAVAGHTTVVLTDASGAQYRYAYNRRIGVGISFFVGYFSSLLGIGGGVIHVPALIQILNFPVHIGTATSHFILAVMTFAGSATHIVIGTLADSLRIILPISLGMIVGAQIGARLSGRVRGTWITRSLAVALMLVGIRTLWQAFK; this comes from the coding sequence ATGCTGCACTTTGTCGGTTACGCGACCGTCGGACTCATCATCGGCACCTTCGGCACCATTATCGGTGTGGGCGGGGGGTTCCTGCTTGTCCCCCTGCTGCTGTGGTTATATCCGACGGCCGAACCGGAGGTGCTGGCCGGCATCTCGCTGACCGCGGTGTTTTTCAACGCTTTTTCCGGATCCCTCGCCTACGCCCGGCTCAAGCGGATCGACTACCGGTCGGGCCTGACTTTTTCTTTGGCGGCGCTGCCCGGGACCATTCTCGGATCGCTGTCGACGACCTACATCCCGCGGCACCTGTTTGATGCCGTTATCGGCCTTCTGCTGCTGGCCGCGTCCAGTTACATCGTGGTGCGCCCCAATCGCGAGAAGGCGCTCCGCGGAGGCGCCGTCGCGGGCCATACGACGGTCGTGTTGACGGATGCCTCGGGCGCACAATATCGCTACGCCTACAACCGCCGGATCGGCGTGGGCATCAGCTTCTTCGTCGGCTATTTCTCCAGCCTCCTGGGCATCGGCGGCGGGGTCATTCATGTCCCGGCCCTCATCCAGATCCTGAATTTTCCCGTCCACATCGGCACCGCCACCTCCCATTTCATTCTGGCCGTCATGACTTTCGCGGGAAGCGCCACTCACATTGTCATAGGCACGCTGGCCGATTCCCTCCGCATCATTCTGCCGATTTCGCTGGGGATGATCGTCGGAGCGCAGATCGGCGCCCGGCTGTCGGGGCGGGTGCGGGGGACCTGGATCACCCGGAGCCTTGCGGTGGCTCTGATGCTTGTCGGGATTCGGACGCTGTGGCAAGCTTTCAAGTAG
- a CDS encoding ferritin family protein: protein MRLKTAREILDFAIQKEQEAADFYNDLAERVDRPGMKSVFKGFAKEELGHKAKLESVKAGNRMLAAEKKILDLKIGDHLVEVDLRPDLSYQEALIIAMKAEKAAFKLYHDLAGTTDDPALREMLLGLAQEEAKHKLRFEIEYDDQILIEN from the coding sequence ATGAGACTCAAGACCGCACGAGAAATCCTCGATTTCGCCATCCAGAAGGAGCAGGAGGCCGCGGATTTCTACAACGATCTGGCCGAGCGGGTCGACCGCCCCGGCATGAAGAGCGTCTTCAAAGGCTTCGCCAAGGAGGAACTGGGCCACAAGGCGAAGCTCGAATCGGTCAAAGCCGGCAACCGCATGCTCGCGGCGGAGAAGAAGATCCTCGACCTCAAGATCGGCGACCACCTGGTCGAGGTCGACCTGCGCCCTGACCTGAGTTACCAGGAGGCGCTCATCATTGCGATGAAGGCCGAGAAAGCCGCCTTCAAGCTCTACCACGACCTCGCCGGCACGACCGATGATCCCGCGCTGCGGGAGATGTTGCTCGGCCTGGCCCAGGAGGAGGCGAAGCACAAGCTCCGTTTCGAGATCGAGTACGACGATCAGATCCTGATCGAGAACTGA
- a CDS encoding SufD family Fe-S cluster assembly protein — MSTSIQLINDLYKSINADPHQLQDPNVAHMEINYNRVLGMHAVPGLTIDVNELSDGIEAQIALQEGAVVANPVHLCFGMLPKEGVQRIVLDVRIGVQAKVSLLAHCTFPFAVNVQHLMNAAIEIKEGAEYAYFERHVHSPSGGVVVVPKAVVEVGPRARFRTEFELIKGRVGNIDIDYEATCRAHSLLEMAARISGRGDDRIRINETAHLVGEHATGVLTSKIAVRDTATAKVYNKLTAGAAYARGHVDCKEIIQDHGQAEAVPIVDVRHPKAHITHEAAIGSVDSKQLETLMSRGLSEDEAIEVIIGGLLSR; from the coding sequence ATGAGCACCTCCATACAGCTCATCAACGACCTCTACAAGAGCATCAACGCCGACCCGCACCAACTGCAGGATCCGAACGTCGCGCACATGGAGATCAACTACAACCGCGTGCTGGGGATGCACGCGGTGCCCGGGCTCACGATCGATGTCAACGAGCTCAGCGACGGGATCGAGGCGCAGATCGCGCTGCAGGAGGGGGCGGTGGTCGCCAATCCGGTGCACCTGTGTTTCGGCATGCTGCCCAAGGAGGGCGTGCAGCGGATCGTGCTCGACGTGAGAATCGGCGTCCAGGCGAAAGTATCGCTGCTCGCCCACTGCACCTTCCCCTTCGCGGTGAACGTGCAGCACCTCATGAACGCGGCCATCGAAATCAAAGAGGGGGCGGAGTATGCCTACTTCGAACGCCACGTCCACAGCCCGAGCGGCGGCGTGGTCGTGGTCCCCAAGGCGGTGGTCGAGGTCGGGCCGCGCGCGCGGTTCCGGACGGAGTTTGAGCTGATCAAGGGACGGGTCGGGAATATCGACATCGACTACGAAGCCACCTGCCGCGCGCACAGCCTCCTGGAAATGGCGGCGCGCATCTCCGGACGGGGGGACGACCGGATTCGGATCAACGAGACCGCCCACCTGGTCGGCGAACACGCGACCGGGGTGCTGACCTCGAAGATCGCGGTGCGGGACACGGCGACGGCGAAAGTGTACAACAAGCTCACGGCCGGCGCGGCCTACGCGCGGGGGCATGTCGATTGCAAAGAGATCATCCAGGACCACGGGCAGGCCGAGGCCGTGCCGATCGTCGACGTACGGCATCCGAAAGCGCACATCACGCACGAGGCCGCCATCGGAAGCGTCGACAGCAAACAACTCGAGACGCTCATGTCGCGGGGGCTGTCGGAGGATGAGGCGATCGAGGTGATTATCGGCGGGCTGCTGTCGCGCTAA
- the hemB gene encoding porphobilinogen synthase, translated as MAFPIHRPRRLRRTPALRRLVRETTLTPDDFIYPIFVSEVVKRAEPIASMPGIFNFPVREAVDEARRAFTRGIPAVILFGTPAEKDATGSSSLAADGIVQQAIREIKNALPEMVVVTDVCLCEYTDHGHCGVVEKGIVKNDESVEILAAQAVSHAAAGADMVAPSDMMDGRVGRIRNALDAAGHAMIPIMAYSAKYASAFYGPFREAAGSTPQFGDRRGYQMDSANGREAMREIELDLAEGADIIMVKPALAYLDVIARARAAFPAPLAAYNVSGEYSMVKLAAERGLADERTLTLEVLTSIKRAGADIIISYHAPDAAEWLGA; from the coding sequence ATGGCTTTCCCGATCCACCGTCCCCGCCGCCTCCGCCGCACCCCGGCGTTGCGCCGGCTCGTGCGCGAGACGACCCTCACCCCCGATGACTTCATCTACCCGATCTTCGTCAGCGAGGTCGTCAAGCGGGCGGAGCCGATCGCCAGCATGCCGGGGATCTTCAATTTCCCGGTCAGGGAGGCGGTGGACGAGGCCCGGCGCGCCTTCACGCGCGGCATCCCGGCCGTCATCCTCTTCGGCACGCCGGCGGAAAAGGACGCCACCGGGTCGTCGTCGCTGGCGGCCGACGGCATCGTTCAGCAGGCGATCCGGGAAATCAAGAACGCGCTCCCCGAGATGGTGGTGGTCACCGACGTCTGCTTGTGCGAGTATACCGACCACGGGCACTGCGGAGTGGTCGAGAAGGGAATTGTCAAGAACGACGAATCGGTGGAAATTCTCGCGGCGCAGGCGGTGAGCCACGCGGCCGCAGGCGCCGACATGGTGGCGCCGAGCGACATGATGGACGGCCGGGTGGGGCGGATCCGCAACGCGCTGGATGCGGCCGGCCACGCCATGATCCCCATCATGGCCTACTCCGCGAAATACGCCTCGGCCTTCTATGGCCCGTTCCGCGAAGCGGCCGGTTCCACGCCGCAGTTCGGCGACCGGCGCGGCTACCAGATGGACTCCGCCAACGGCCGGGAGGCGATGCGGGAGATCGAGCTCGATCTCGCGGAGGGCGCCGACATCATCATGGTCAAGCCGGCGCTGGCGTATCTGGACGTCATCGCCCGAGCGCGGGCGGCCTTCCCCGCGCCGCTTGCGGCCTACAACGTGAGCGGGGAGTACAGCATGGTCAAGCTCGCGGCCGAACGCGGTCTCGCCGATGAGCGGACGCTGACGCTGGAGGTGCTCACCTCGATCAAGCGGGCCGGGGCCGACATCATCATTTCATACCACGCCCCCGATGCGGCCGAGTGGCTGGGGGCATGA